A region from the Triticum aestivum cultivar Chinese Spring chromosome 3D, IWGSC CS RefSeq v2.1, whole genome shotgun sequence genome encodes:
- the LOC123078790 gene encoding probable choline kinase 2 isoform X2: protein MVAIENQSQAQRPAEPARIPKEARRLLHDLAAAWPNVADCRALEVVPLKGAMTNEVYQVRWLTAPAGGEAGAGAGALKEREVRKVLVRIYGDGVDLFFDREDELRTFECMSRHGQGPRLLGRFPNGRVEEFIHARTLSAPDMRDPEISALVATKLREFHNLDMPGPKHVLLWDRLKNWLKTANNLCPTDQANELRLDCLEDEIASLEKEFSGDYHHWIGFCHNDLQYGNIMMDEETNMLTIIDYEYASFNPVAYDIANHFCEMAADYHSEKPHILDYSKYPDIDEQRRFVKTYLSTSREEPETEELENLLQSVEKYTLASHLVWGLWGIISDRVSDIDFDYQEYARQRFEQYWQKKPAVLTS, encoded by the exons ATGGTGGCGATCGAGAACCAGAGCCAGGCCCAGAGGCCGGCGGAGCCCGCGAGGATCCCCAAGGAGGCGCGGCGGCTCCTGCACGACCTGGCGGCGGCGTGGCCGAACGTGGCTGACTGCCGCGCGCTGGAGGTGGTGCCGCTCAAGGGCGCCATGACCAACGAGGTGTACCAGGTGCGCTGGCTCACCGCcccggccggcggcgaggcgggcgcggGGGCGGGGGCGCTCAAGGAGAGGGAGGTGAGGAAGGTGCTCGTGCGGATTTACGGCGACGGCGTCGACCTCTTCTTCGACCGCGAGGACGAGCTGCGCACCTTCGAGTGCATGTCCCGCCACGGCCAGGGCCCCCGCCTCCTCGGCCGCTTCCCCAACGGCCGCGTCGAGGAGTTCATCCACGCACGG ACGCTGTCGGCTCCCGATATGCGCGATCCTGAAATTTCAGCTCTGGTGGCTACAAAACTGAGGGAATTCCACAACCTTGACATGCCTGGTCCCAAGCATGTGCTCCTCTGGGACAGACTGAA GAACTGGCTCAAAACTGCCAATAACCTGTGCCCAACCGATCAGGCCAACGAACTACGCTTGGATTGCCTGGAGGATGAGATCGCCTCGCTGGAGAAGGAATTCTCAGGGGATTACCACCACTGGATTGGTTTCTGCCACAATGATCTACAGTATGGCAACATCATGATGGATGAAGAGACCAACATGCTGACCATCATT GACTACGAGTATGCAAGCTTCAACCCAGTTGCATATGACATCGCTAACCATTTCTGTGAGATGGCGGCAGACTACCATTCGGAAAAGCCTCATATACTGGACTACAGTAAATATCCAG ATATCGACGAGCAGAGGCGTTTCGTGAAGACTTACCTGAGCACTTCTC GCGAGGAACCTGAAACGGAGGAGCTGGAGAATCTGCTCCAGAGCGTGGAGAAGTACACGCTCGCGAGTCATCTGGTTTGGGGCCTCTGGGGAATAATATCA GATCGTGTCAGTGACATCGACTTCGATTACCAGGAGTATGCAAGGCAGAGATTCGAGCAGTACTGGCAGAAGAAGCCTGCCGTCCTAACCTCATGA
- the LOC123078790 gene encoding probable choline kinase 2 isoform X1 has translation MVAIENQSQAQRPAEPARIPKEARRLLHDLAAAWPNVADCRALEVVPLKGAMTNEVYQVRWLTAPAGGEAGAGAGALKEREVRKVLVRIYGDGVDLFFDREDELRTFECMSRHGQGPRLLGRFPNGRVEEFIHARTLSAPDMRDPEISALVATKLREFHNLDMPGPKHVLLWDRLKNWLKTANNLCPTDQANELRLDCLEDEIASLEKEFSGDYHHWIGFCHNDLQYGNIMMDEETNMLTIIDYEYASFNPVAYDIANHFCEMAADYHSEKPHILDYSKYPDIDEQRRFVKTYLSTSREYNTPLSWFDCPTTPFMLILLCWAGEEPETEELENLLQSVEKYTLASHLVWGLWGIISDRVSDIDFDYQEYARQRFEQYWQKKPAVLTS, from the exons ATGGTGGCGATCGAGAACCAGAGCCAGGCCCAGAGGCCGGCGGAGCCCGCGAGGATCCCCAAGGAGGCGCGGCGGCTCCTGCACGACCTGGCGGCGGCGTGGCCGAACGTGGCTGACTGCCGCGCGCTGGAGGTGGTGCCGCTCAAGGGCGCCATGACCAACGAGGTGTACCAGGTGCGCTGGCTCACCGCcccggccggcggcgaggcgggcgcggGGGCGGGGGCGCTCAAGGAGAGGGAGGTGAGGAAGGTGCTCGTGCGGATTTACGGCGACGGCGTCGACCTCTTCTTCGACCGCGAGGACGAGCTGCGCACCTTCGAGTGCATGTCCCGCCACGGCCAGGGCCCCCGCCTCCTCGGCCGCTTCCCCAACGGCCGCGTCGAGGAGTTCATCCACGCACGG ACGCTGTCGGCTCCCGATATGCGCGATCCTGAAATTTCAGCTCTGGTGGCTACAAAACTGAGGGAATTCCACAACCTTGACATGCCTGGTCCCAAGCATGTGCTCCTCTGGGACAGACTGAA GAACTGGCTCAAAACTGCCAATAACCTGTGCCCAACCGATCAGGCCAACGAACTACGCTTGGATTGCCTGGAGGATGAGATCGCCTCGCTGGAGAAGGAATTCTCAGGGGATTACCACCACTGGATTGGTTTCTGCCACAATGATCTACAGTATGGCAACATCATGATGGATGAAGAGACCAACATGCTGACCATCATT GACTACGAGTATGCAAGCTTCAACCCAGTTGCATATGACATCGCTAACCATTTCTGTGAGATGGCGGCAGACTACCATTCGGAAAAGCCTCATATACTGGACTACAGTAAATATCCAG ATATCGACGAGCAGAGGCGTTTCGTGAAGACTTACCTGAGCACTTCTCGTGAGTACAATACTCCATTATCTTGGTTCGATTGTCCGACGACTCCTTTCATGCTAATACTTCTTTGTTGGGCAGGCGAGGAACCTGAAACGGAGGAGCTGGAGAATCTGCTCCAGAGCGTGGAGAAGTACACGCTCGCGAGTCATCTGGTTTGGGGCCTCTGGGGAATAATATCA GATCGTGTCAGTGACATCGACTTCGATTACCAGGAGTATGCAAGGCAGAGATTCGAGCAGTACTGGCAGAAGAAGCCTGCCGTCCTAACCTCATGA